In the genome of Scylla paramamosain isolate STU-SP2022 chromosome 2, ASM3559412v1, whole genome shotgun sequence, the window TAAGTGAAGGAATAATCCAGGCTCTTTGGGCTGAAAGATTAAGCTGGTATTGACATTTGACACTTTTCCTTAGGTGATATAACAGTGGctaaaataatgcaaaaaaattaaaaaataataataataataataataataatgtttttgaACACACCAGTCACAAAAGTTAATGCCAAGCACATCAATGCACAACTGAGTACAAGGTTCCATGGATTGTGGATAATGTGTATTCGTACCCCAAAGCATTGTTCGTGAACCAAGCTAAAATTTGTTTGCAAAATTAGTTCATGAACTAATTTGTTTATGATGTGGGAGCATTCATGAACCAAGGTACTAGTGTATTATCTTATCCCTATGAAAGTTGAGTGCAGAGGGTGTTCAAGTGAGATATGTTCTGGAAGGCTACTAATAAGTCATTTTGCTCATGACTCTTCATCGTAATTTTTTGATATGtatgcgtgcacacacacacacacacacacacacacacacacacacacacacacacacacacacacacacacacacacacacacaaattaaaaAATACCATATTTCTGAGGCTGAGATAGATTAATtatatttacattaatttcattGGGAAAAAATGGTTTTGGTTCACAGACCAAGGCCCAGAACGGATTAAGTTCACAAACCGAGATTATGCTGTATTGATCTTTCACAGGGATAAGGTAACAAAGATTCATGAATGTTGAAAATCTATGAATAATTGGTACACCTCTTAAAAATACTTCTGACCACTCTATGGCCTTGTTTAAATAAAGTACTTTAATatttaataaaagtaaaataatgataagtgCTGCAGTGTGGCCTCAGGCTCCATCCCCCATACTCATTGGCATCACCATCACAGCTGCCAATACTGCATTATCACCACAACCCCTCTGCCTCCATATCGTCACTACTGTGGAaaacaaacacttttttttattaatatagtAGCTTCTGCTTTGGAAGTTCTGTAAGGGATCAGGGTAAAAATATGACAGTGATGTGCATACAAACATGGTCATAGTGTGAGTGAGGGCAAGGAAGAGGGACAGCTGTGGGAAACATACACAGTGGGTTGCAAAAGTAGCTCTAAATTTACAACATTActaagaagtgaagggaaagtggGTTGGTGTGGCAAGATTTGAATTGGTGGCAAcccatggaagaaaaaaaaaatagagatttCCCTTCTGGTATCAGTCTGCATTTGCTAGAATCCATGACCGCTTAGGATTGGCAATATTTGCATTTTGAAAGCATTCTTTTAAATATGATCaatgttttcatttatatttccttGTACACCATGGCTTTTAAGTGACCCCACCAGTAAAAGTTAGTGGGAAGAGTTGAGGAGATCTTGCAAGCCACTCCACATGTAATGAGTTCATAAATGTGGAATCTGTTGATGCAACCATTGCCTTCCACTGATACCATAATAAAGTGGTGCCTTTTGTTAAAAAATAATGTGGGAACTGCCTACCTTCATTTAAGAAGTCATCTTGGATGTTTAAATAAAGGTCACCATTGAGATTTGTCAAAGAAAGCAGGTTCAACAGATCTGTTGCCTGATATCCTGTACCACACCACATTTCCAACACCTTGCATTTTTGACAGAATTCATCCAGTTTGTGTTGTTATCACTCCAGTAACATAAGTTAGGGTGATTGACTTCTTcattgatataaaaaaatgtcTTCTTTAGTAAAGAGGATCCTAGCTGTTCAGTTTGTAACTCTGCACAGTTTGTTGAGAGGCCATTCACAAAATCCAAGGGTTGCCTTCACTAAGATGGTGGAACATTTGAATTTTGTATGGatgccattttcttttttgtgtagtGCATCGGATATTTGATCTACAGATAAATGTTGACTACTTTTTTCATGACTTCTTACAAATACTGCAATAATTAACATTCCTTGGTAATATAAGAAGAATTATCAGTTCTTGAAGGATGGATAATGATTGAAATGTCTGCATTCACAAATTttacaacaaaaaaatttaCTTATAAATGTGGAAAATATATTCATtctattgttttatatatattacttcatatgtttcatatatatatatatatatatatatatatatatatatatatatatatatatatatatatatatatatatgacatatGAAGTACCCTGCTTCCCTCTGGGGTATCCCCCACAGGAGTGTCCATGGTAGAGGagtctccacctctctaacctTGTTCAAACATTCCCCCTCTTACTTGTCCAAGCTCTTGGCCTCTATTACCACCTGTTTCACTGCTTTCctatccttccacctccttcactcaACTttactcacatacacacatacagtttTTTACAGACTCTGTTCTTCATCCTTACAATCTTTTTATCACCCATTTCACCACTCCAGAGTTTGTCTCAAATACATAGGTGTTCATACCATATCTCTCATACACTCAtgtctctcattcttccatctTGTCACTCCATATGTCCCTCTCAGATAACTCATTTCCACAGCACACATTCTTAATAGTTGTGCCCTATTCCATGTCCAGGTCTCTGATCTGTATGTCAGTGTTCATATCAGTTTCATATAAGtttttattttgactttttttgttgttgccttctTATATACCACTTTTATTGTGCATGAAAAGCAAACTGTTTAAAAAATGCATTATGTAGCTTTCTGCATTATACATATAAAAATTGTCCTTACATGAACACTTGTCATTGGTTCTCGAAGTAGTGAACATTCCAGGAACGTTGTTCTTTGTCTGTAGAGAAGGATGTTCTTTGCCATAAATGATCTCAGTAAGTTTCACATAAAAATGTTCAGTCCAACTACCATTTGTGTTTGAATAGTTTCACCAATTGCTTGTGCAGTCATGCTGAAGGAAGCTGGCAATTTTTTGGAAAGCAGCAATAACTGGCCGATTTATTTTGTATGCACAGGTGTCTTTCACTTAGTCTCTGTATGTAATAAAGGAAGCACTGTACAGTAATCAAATGGGGTTCATTATAGGACCTAATATGTTGTGCAAATATTGTGAATTTttattgaaaaaataataattttcttttttgtccacAGGTTCGAGACTCTGCACTCAGTCTGACTGATGAGATGCCAAAGAGTGAAGTTAACAAGGAGTATTACATTCAAAACATGGAGAAGCAGATGGCAGCAACATCAGATGGCAGCACAGCAGGAGGAGCACTGGGGAAAGCTAAGACTCATTCAGAGATGCTGCTAAGACTTGCCCGTACCACACCTTACTACAAACGTAACAGGCCACACATTTGTTCTTTCTGGGTGAAAGGTGAAtgcaagagaggagaagagtgcCCTTACCGTCATGAGAAACCTACTGACCCAGATGATCCATTGGCAGACCAAAACATCAAGGACCGTTACTATGGTGTCAATGATCCTGTGGCTGACAAGCTGCTCAAGAGGGCTGCAGCAATGCCAAGGCTTGAGCCTCCTGAAGACAAGTCCATCACTACTCTTTATGTTGGGAACTTAGGTGACAGAATTGGGGAAAAAGAATTACGAGATCACTTCTATCAGTATGGAGAGTTACGGAGTGTTAATGTTGTGGCCAAGCAACAATATGCTTTTGTGCAGTTTACTTCCCGTACAGCAGCTGAATTAGCTGCAGAACGTACTTTCAATAAACTTATAATACAGGGACGAAGATTAAACATCAAGTGGGGTCGGTCACAGGCTCGACAAGGTGGCCTTGGCATTGGTGGCATAGAAGAGTTAGAAGGCGAGGATATTGCTCCTCAAACACTAGAGCCTGTGCCAGGCTTGCCAACACTTCCCCCCCCACCAGAAGAACTGCAAAACAATTTCTTCAATCTGCCTTCAACAGCTGCTAGCATACCTCTTCCACCAGGCCAGGCCCCTGCAGTGGCTGGCACTCCTACCATCCGCCCTCCTATGCCATCTGGCCAGACACCTCCAAGACCTCCTGCACCCCCTCCAGGAAGCCTCCCTGGTGGTCCTCCCCCTCTCGGTGGACCACTGggccctcgtcctcctccaggtGTACCTCCAGCGCCCCCCGgtcatcttcctcccttacagcctcctccattcttccctccacaCTTGCGTGcacctcttcgtcctcctccaggAGTCCGTCCTCCAAGTTACttcccacaaccaccacctatCCCAGGtgttggtcctcctcctccactcactcatGGGATCATACATTATCCTTCACAAGATCCCACTCAAATGGGAGCAAATCCAGACAAAAAGTGAAGGGATAGAGATTCTACCAGCATATAGGAGCATATAGGAGTGAATATTGGCCAATTTAGGCTATCTTACTGTTTATACTTGTAATTCTTTTACAGATGAGCTCCTCTTGAattcatattaattttcttaataaagagatAGTTGAAATTTTACCAGTATTGAAGAATGTAAAATTTTCATAAAACATTATGAATTCTCGACTAACTTTAAATTTCCTGGCAACTGTATCTTAATCATTAAGCCACTGTGATCACCTATTTAATCAAGCTATTCCAGTCTCATGACACTGGgatcatatacatacataccgTAATCATAAATTTTCCTGCTGGATATTTTGCATTTCCATGGCACTCTTCTTTTTCAATGTGTTACAGTGATTGCTGGCAACTTACTCCCTCCATCAGAAGAACATGAGAGGCCTTCAATCAAGTTCTTGTGAGAATATAGGAGACACTCTTGACTCACCAAGTGGAAAataaaccattctctctctctctctctctctctctctctctctctctctctctctctctctctctctctctctctctctctctctctctctctctctctctctctctattgtatGGTTTATGAAAATATCTGGTGAGTTGTGATACGCAGAAGCACTCTCTAACCTGGCACTCCCACAAAGAGTGGTCTAgacacagcaccacacacacacacacacacacatcattcacacttagACTCATCAGCCCCCAATGGAATGAATACTCTCATGAACTACAATACTACACCCTAGGAGCTCAAGCATAGTGCAGCTAGACACATGCATCCATGGCAAGGCTCGATATCATACAATGATTTACCTCTGTTCCTTCACACTCCCCCCTCCTTACCAAAAGACCTCTCCCTACCTGAATCACAGCTCACCTAAATTTGAGAACCTACTCTTTACCCTAATTATTTTTGTAGTCCTCTGctgtaataaaaagtgaatgaatatataaaactaGATAACTGAAGACAAAGGCTTTGGTACCAAGCAAGCCTTGCTATGATACCACTGGCTTCCTCTAGAGGCAGCTTCAAAGAAAGTGTGTATTTTAGCAGAAGCTAATAAGATTGTGGAAGCAAGACTGGCTTTCCTGCGAGATGTACAAACTCCTAGAAAGGTGTTGAAAGACTGCTTCCTGGTTGTCTAATATTCTGATGATATTAACCATAGTATTTTGATGTGTCCATTAAACACCACTTGGAATTGGCTATTAAGAGTTGTCCATGTCTATTTACCCCTAGAGCACAGGAAAAATGCTGTCATTGCACTCCTGTATGGATTACTGTTCAATATTATTGCTTCATTATCCATCAATTCACATTAACATcacaataataatttttatttattatttatttatttattatttatttttctatttatttacttatttttttcatttcattaatcATCAACTCACTCTAATGTCAcaatcatttttatatttttgtttcattatccaTCAACTCACACAATCGCAATAATTTTTATACTCTTCTGTTATCTTTAAACTGAAATGatacatctatctatatctgACACCTACTTCTAAAGGCCATTTCCACACCAGGAAACTTTGTGAACAAACTGTTTCCACAATGTCTGCAAACTGTTCACAAACTGTTTGAAAACAATTTGCGAACAATGTTTCACATCCTGACCTTAGTTGCTCTCAAGATGTCAGTGAGAGGAAATTGCTGCAGCAGCTTCTGCACTGTATTTGATAATGCATACaatgaaaagtgagaaaaagaaaaaaatgcttgtgTATGAGGAAATTCTTTGAAATGGATCATTTCATGATGACTTGCTGTTGCTGCCATTTTCAATAAGTCATTCACAAGCACATATGCACACTTAAATAAATACACTCACTTGAAAAACACCCACCCACTAACTCATTCACTTACAAAACTCTTTTACAATGTTTCTTGTATATCTCTCATTCTGGATGGGAAACAAATAGCCTGCAAATTCTGTTTGCAAACTGCAAACTGGTAAAGATAGGCCTTCAGGGTATGGTTTCAACAAGGTTCCATTGAACAATAGTCTCAGAGAGGACAGATAGCAGTATACTGAACAATCATGACTATAGCAAGTCCAGATAACAAATTTATACAATGATTGACCATTAGTTTCTGTTATCCTGCATCACAAGATGCAATAAAACTGCATTACTATCAGCCTGATTTTGGAAGACTGGCTtgcattttttatcattacagtaGAGAATGTGCAATAGAAGCAAGGCATCCTGTGCACACCTCAGcacaagaggaaaaaatcaaGTTGGATGCCTTCTAGGTTACAGAGATTGaaaaaatatcaccaaaaagatgaaatggttaccaggtgggaagagaagggaacacTTAGCTACAGGAAACCTTTCTTCTTAGATGTATGTAGCAGGTAACTTACTTCAAGGGATCAGCTCCAACCCAAATTCTATTCATAATCAATGGCATACTGCTAGATGAATTGAGCAATTGTGATTATATCTACATCTGATGGTAGACCAAGGTAGAaagcaaaaatacataaaaacctCACCTGCCACCAGATGTATGACTATGGGCTTATCCAATTTACTTCCATATgagttcttttttcctctttctccagttCAATCCGTTCTTGAATAGTCAATTCATAAATGGTACTGACAGTGATCTTTTCATGCACCACATTACGCAGCTTTGTCATAAGGTACAACACTGTATAAAGGGAAAGGGTGCTTCTGTCAAAGACAAGTCTTGAACACCCATTGCTgaaaaccaaaggaaaaagGTATAAATTACAAAActtaatatataaaaatataatgcaGGTCTAATGATATCAGTGTACAGATGATAGGCTTGATTGCAAGAACAAGTGCTTGCAAAAGCTTGTAAGTCTAAAAACGTGCAAAAAGCAAGTGTTAGCAAAGGTAAGGTAATGATACAGTGAGGTGGCTAATTTTGAGGCTCCATATAAAACAACAGTTAGATGGCCAAATTAATATGAACTACATTTGAATGGAGAATAATGAAGATATATACATTTAGGTAACTTGGTGTGATCACCTCAAAGCATGGAAACACCCAAGATGAGATAAGAAAGAGCTGttaccatcaccaacacaaaTTCATTTagtgtccttttcttcctttattggATTTGATAGTTTGTGAGTCTCATATGCATAAGTTTACAGAAAAGGGTTTCCTCCCATGAATGTCCTTCTCTGACAGAGATTACCTAAGTTTACCTAAATTTTGAAGTGACCTTTCCCTAAGGGTATTGCTACCAAAGCTATGAAGATCCATCTTCCTAAGGCTAACTGTATCATATGATGCAGTTTCCACGGGTGGATGCATCTCATGGTCAATGAAGAAAGAGCTGTGCAAGATAGAAATGGGCAGTAAGCATtgagaatgagaaaagagaaaaaaaaaaaaaaatcatagaatgACTACCAAACATTATACATGCAAGTGAGATTTAGatgtaaaataaaagacaaagatCAGGAATTCAAGCAATGAAAAGGTTGCCTGATAATAGTCTGCAGTGTGCAAAGATGTTATTAAATTATGAATAATAAACAAGCATTGCAGGTGGTGAGTTTGCAAATGCATGTATAAATTGGTATACATATATCTGAGAGTATAACTGTAATtaagacactcaaaataatatCTCACTATGTAATGCCTCCACATTAATCATATATTACTCAGCTACTGAATATCACCTGCAATTTATCAATTAAGTGCTTGTATCACACACTACCTTGTTCCTCCAGTGAGTTTTgtcaccacctccactatcCACATCTTGTTCTCATCAGTCATATTTGGTAGAGTCAATTCCAGGCAACCTGTAAATCTGTCATTAGGAAGGCACACCAGACTGCTAGCATCACACTCTAATGGGTCCAGCACTAGCGTCACACGCAAATTTCTAATACTATTGCCAATTCTTTTCAGGCTGTTGGCAAGGCAAACTTCTGCACCACAAGTATCAAGTCTAATTCTCAGATTCTTGACCTTATAGCAGTAATTCAGCACTTCATAGCCTGATTTCTGTTCACCAACACTTCCAACAAAATTCCTTAGGTGGCCCCATGGGTACAGGGTGCGGAGCAGCCTGTCAGAAGGGTATTTACACTTTGTTTGAAAATGTTGCCAGAAAAGCAGTTCAGTAAGAATaggatttcttttattatatcgGTCCTGcagatttattttcattctctccatgATGCTCAACAGATCCTTGACATCATAGGGATCAATGTTATTTATTTCAATGACAAGTTCATTTATATATGTTGGAGCAGCAATCAGCAACTCAAGTCCAGACACAACATTATCATCAGAAAGTTTCCACTTATTATGATGCAATTTTCTTGTACAAAGTTCCATGAGAAATGTTTTATTATTCTGTGATTCTGTCAACAACTTCCACCAGAAGTTGAAATCATTTGAATCAACATTATCTAGCAATGTAAAAATCTCATCCAAATTTgaattaattattctttttctagCAAAATGCCCAATGACAAATGTGATAACCTGATGAAATTCAGATCCACAGAAATGTTTTTGGGCATAATGAAGGCTTCTATTTTCAACTTCTTCCACCAAAAAATATGCACTGAGATACTCCATCTGAGTTTTGTGTATAAAAGAGTAGTCATAACTGCATTCTGAATCAGTGTCATAATACTCATAGACAAGGAATGCAGACATCAGCTCCTCCTTAGGGCATCCTTCATTTATAcactctttctctatttctttttcatcatcttttgaCAATACTGATTCTTCACTTAATAACAGTTCCCATGCTTTCTTTCCTATAAGGAGCAATAAGTTTTCAAGAGTACTATCTGGACAAGGATTCTTCAGAcgatcttttaatttcttctggTACAAACAAAATAGTTCATAATAGAGAGATGTGGCAGTGGTAACTCTGTTCAGAGTGGCTGGACAGTCTATCCACAAGTATATCATAAGTGCCAATGTCAACGGCAACTCAAGAAGTTTCTCCAGAATCTTGGCTCGCTTCTGTACATAGTTAATGAAGCTGGCAGAAGTTCTTGCATTACAGGCTTCAGTCTGAATATAAAATGGAGAGTTTCTTACTACTGCAAATACTTTTTCAGTGAATTCATGAATTCTGGAGCTATCAAACCCACAAATTTCTACAGTGAGGTATTCCACATGATGTCTCGTGGCAAGTCCCTTCACTTCACTGCAGAACTCTCCGCGTGTAGTTACTACAATGTGTTGCTCTGAAAACTTTGCTAGTATCTCCTCTACCATTTTCTTTGAGGACTTCTTGGCTTCATCATAGCCATCAATAATGAAGAGTAATTTCAAGTCATCCAGTCGCTGAATAAGATCATGTGAGGAAATGCCAGCAGTGGACTTCTTTATCCTTTGTGTTTTTAAATATTCCTCTAGGGTGCTAGACTTTATAGTTCGCATATCCACAAAAATTACTAGGTTGTAATCTTTCAgcgtttttatttcttctgtgCCCTCTGCCCAATGATGGAGGAggtaaagacagagagaagattTCCCTGAACCTGCTAGACCAGACACCACTAATGCTGGAGACATTACTGTTTCCTTCCCTAAATTCTTATTAGTAACCAGCAGTTCCTCAGTTAAGATTTCTTTCCCAGGACCCTCAATTTTAAGTGGAGTATAAATTttatcaatgtaaaaattaACCACTGAGGACTTTTCAGCTTGATCCATCACCATCCAAGGGCAGGGGTTAGCAACTCTCAGTTTTTTGTAATGCTCTTTCAATTCTTCTCGAGCCTTGGTGACCAACTCATGTACAGGGTCACTCTTAAACATCTGCACTTCTGAATTGTAAGTATCCTGATCATACTGCTCCACCTTGGCTCTGCTAATATCAGTAAGGATTTTATCTAACTCATTTTTACAATGTGTTAAATCTTCTTTAAATTCTGCAGCAACATTTTCTAATATATCTTTAAGGATTATCTTTAGTTTTTCTATCTTAATAAAAACATatagttcttttttcttttcaccaatGTATTTTTCAATTTGATCTAATTCCTTACCTGCATTggtcccctttttcctttcctgtaattttcttatttcattctgAAGAATACcaatatcttcatttttctccagtaaaaaatttagtttttcATCACATGGTTCAAAGTCATAGTGAATAAGAGGATAGTTGTGGCTAAGGGAGTTTCTGAGTTCTCGGAAAGTCTGAATCTGTGTCTGGCAGTGACTTGATAGTTTTTTGTATTCTTCATGAAACACTTTCTGTAAAAGAAAGATTCCACCAGTCACATCAATCTTAAATGCAAGAAGTTTCTCCTCAAGGAGCTTGCCACCTATCTTGTTAGCAATATTGTTCATCTTTTTGTTACTGAGTTTCATCTCCATAATCAACTGATTTACAGTGTAGGTAGAGATATTCTCTCCAGCCCTTTTCCGAAAAATAACTTGTAAGACCTCATTTATAGTATGTGTACCCACTACAATTACACTCTTGTACAATTTACTGAACAAAAAGTCATCCAAATTGAAGCCTGCCGGCATTTTTGATGGAGGAGATACTTCCATCTTGGGTATGGATGGTTGTCTGGACATGGGCAATGCTGAAGAAGCCTCACAAGCTGGTTGTCCTTGAGgtacatctgagagagagaaaaaaaaaaaaaaaaaaaaatatatatatatatatatatatatatatatatatatatatatatatatatatatatatatatatatatatatatatatatatatatatatatatatatatatatatatagacacacacacacacacacacacacactgtatatagTAATACAAATGGGGCCACCATTGTGCAATGGTATTTTACTATGCTTTTCGGATGGAGGGGTACTCAGGAGCACAAGTTCAAATCCTGGTCACAGTCTGAATTTAAGGAGGGCACCCATTCAAGGAAGCAGTTTCCAAATGCCACAAAGTCTTTTATTAGGAAGCACTGTCCTAGCCCTAATAGACTAAAGAAATCAGacataaaagtgagaaaaatattcatacatgtgtacatataataaataaataaaaagaaattgttGTACCATCATAGTTACAATAACCCACTAGGTGCTacattcattattatatttattacatGGACAACCTTACAACCTTCCCTGATGACAATATGTATATGACAGGACTTGACTTTAAAGTTGTTTTAAGGGAAATAATTAACTCTGACCTGAGGTATTGGTAGAGTGGGATAAGTCCATTCCTCTGTgtcattataatcattatcccatcactatatatataatcaGGTATTAAATTATTTACTTTACCTACTGGGAGATTAAGAAGTTATCAAATGGTGTTCAATTTCTTTGAGAAAGCCCTTCACTGTTAAAATTTAAAGGTTGAGATGGCATTAATTCAGATATACTGGGGTGAATATATCACCCGATTAGGGCACAGAGCACTCCATAAGAAGTAACCTGCATCTGCTGTGATCACATCACTGGAGTAGGTGCAAAATATGTAAAGTTTCATTATG includes:
- the LOC135114268 gene encoding pre-mRNA-splicing factor RBM22-like isoform X2; its protein translation is MMRDRYGKECKICTRPFTVFRWCPGARMRFKKTEVCQTCAKIKNVCQTCLLDLEYGLPTQVRDSALSLTDEMPKSEVNKEYYIQNMEKQMAATSDGSTAGGALGKAKTHSEMLLRLARTTPYYKRNRPHICSFWVKGECKRGEECPYRHEKPTDPDDPLADQNIKDRYYGVNDPVADKLLKRAAAMPRLEPPEDKSITTLYVGNLGDRIGEKELRDHFYQYGELRSVNVVAKQQYAFVQFTSRTAAELAAERTFNKLIIQGRRLNIKWGRSQARQGGLGIGGIEELEGEDIAPQTLEPVPGLPTLPPPPEELQNNFFNLPSTAASIPLPPGQAPAVAGTPTIRPPMPSGQTPPRPPAPPPGSLPGGPPPLGGPLGPRPPPGVPPAPPGHLPPLQPPPFFPPHLRAPLRPPPGVRPPSYFPQPPPIPGVGPPPPLTHGIIHYPSQDPTQMGANPDKK
- the LOC135114268 gene encoding pre-mRNA-splicing factor RBM22-like isoform X1, producing MAMSKSTNTYNRQNWEDSDFPILCQTCLGDNPYVRMMRDRYGKECKICTRPFTVFRWCPGARMRFKKTEVCQTCAKIKNVCQTCLLDLEYGLPTQVRDSALSLTDEMPKSEVNKEYYIQNMEKQMAATSDGSTAGGALGKAKTHSEMLLRLARTTPYYKRNRPHICSFWVKGECKRGEECPYRHEKPTDPDDPLADQNIKDRYYGVNDPVADKLLKRAAAMPRLEPPEDKSITTLYVGNLGDRIGEKELRDHFYQYGELRSVNVVAKQQYAFVQFTSRTAAELAAERTFNKLIIQGRRLNIKWGRSQARQGGLGIGGIEELEGEDIAPQTLEPVPGLPTLPPPPEELQNNFFNLPSTAASIPLPPGQAPAVAGTPTIRPPMPSGQTPPRPPAPPPGSLPGGPPPLGGPLGPRPPPGVPPAPPGHLPPLQPPPFFPPHLRAPLRPPPGVRPPSYFPQPPPIPGVGPPPPLTHGIIHYPSQDPTQMGANPDKK
- the LOC135114250 gene encoding uncharacterized protein LOC135114250 isoform X1; this encodes MPSNRKQKKKKDVPQGQPACEASSALPMSRQPSIPKMEVSPPSKMPAGFNLDDFLFSKLYKSVIVVGTHTINEVLQVIFRKRAGENISTYTVNQLIMEMKLSNKKMNNIANKIGGKLLEEKLLAFKIDVTGGIFLLQKVFHEEYKKLSSHCQTQIQTFRELRNSLSHNYPLIHYDFEPCDEKLNFLLEKNEDIGILQNEIRKLQERKKGTNAGKELDQIEKYIGEKKKELYVFIKIEKLKIILKDILENVAAEFKEDLTHCKNELDKILTDISRAKVEQYDQDTYNSEVQMFKSDPVHELVTKAREELKEHYKKLRVANPCPWMVMDQAEKSSVVNFYIDKIYTPLKIEGPGKEILTEELLVTNKNLGKETVMSPALVVSGLAGSGKSSLCLYLLHHWAEGTEEIKTLKDYNLVIFVDMRTIKSSTLEEYLKTQRIKKSTAGISSHDLIQRLDDLKLLFIIDGYDEAKKSSKKMVEEILAKFSEQHIVVTTRGEFCSEVKGLATRHHVEYLTVEICGFDSSRIHEFTEKVFAVVRNSPFYIQTEACNARTSASFINYVQKRAKILEKLLELPLTLALMIYLWIDCPATLNRVTTATSLYYELFCLYQKKLKDRLKNPCPDSTLENLLLLIGKKAWELLLSEESVLSKDDEKEIEKECINEGCPKEELMSAFLVYEYYDTDSECSYDYSFIHKTQMEYLSAYFLVEEVENRSLHYAQKHFCGSEFHQVITFVIGHFARKRIINSNLDEIFTLLDNVDSNDFNFWWKLLTESQNNKTFLMELCTRKLHHNKWKLSDDNVVSGLELLIAAPTYINELVIEINNIDPYDVKDLLSIMERMKINLQDRYNKRNPILTELLFWQHFQTKCKYPSDRLLRTLYPWGHLRNFVGSVGEQKSGYEVLNYCYKVKNLRIRLDTCGAEVCLANSLKRIGNSIRNLRVTLVLDPLECDASSLVCLPNDRFTGCLELTLPNMTDENKMWIVEVVTKLTGGTSNGCSRLVFDRSTLSLYTVLYLMTKLRNVVHEKITVSTIYELTIQERIELEKEEKRTHMEVNWISP
- the LOC135114250 gene encoding uncharacterized protein LOC135114250 isoform X2; its protein translation is MSRQPSIPKMEVSPPSKMPAGFNLDDFLFSKLYKSVIVVGTHTINEVLQVIFRKRAGENISTYTVNQLIMEMKLSNKKMNNIANKIGGKLLEEKLLAFKIDVTGGIFLLQKVFHEEYKKLSSHCQTQIQTFRELRNSLSHNYPLIHYDFEPCDEKLNFLLEKNEDIGILQNEIRKLQERKKGTNAGKELDQIEKYIGEKKKELYVFIKIEKLKIILKDILENVAAEFKEDLTHCKNELDKILTDISRAKVEQYDQDTYNSEVQMFKSDPVHELVTKAREELKEHYKKLRVANPCPWMVMDQAEKSSVVNFYIDKIYTPLKIEGPGKEILTEELLVTNKNLGKETVMSPALVVSGLAGSGKSSLCLYLLHHWAEGTEEIKTLKDYNLVIFVDMRTIKSSTLEEYLKTQRIKKSTAGISSHDLIQRLDDLKLLFIIDGYDEAKKSSKKMVEEILAKFSEQHIVVTTRGEFCSEVKGLATRHHVEYLTVEICGFDSSRIHEFTEKVFAVVRNSPFYIQTEACNARTSASFINYVQKRAKILEKLLELPLTLALMIYLWIDCPATLNRVTTATSLYYELFCLYQKKLKDRLKNPCPDSTLENLLLLIGKKAWELLLSEESVLSKDDEKEIEKECINEGCPKEELMSAFLVYEYYDTDSECSYDYSFIHKTQMEYLSAYFLVEEVENRSLHYAQKHFCGSEFHQVITFVIGHFARKRIINSNLDEIFTLLDNVDSNDFNFWWKLLTESQNNKTFLMELCTRKLHHNKWKLSDDNVVSGLELLIAAPTYINELVIEINNIDPYDVKDLLSIMERMKINLQDRYNKRNPILTELLFWQHFQTKCKYPSDRLLRTLYPWGHLRNFVGSVGEQKSGYEVLNYCYKVKNLRIRLDTCGAEVCLANSLKRIGNSIRNLRVTLVLDPLECDASSLVCLPNDRFTGCLELTLPNMTDENKMWIVEVVTKLTGGTSNGCSRLVFDRSTLSLYTVLYLMTKLRNVVHEKITVSTIYELTIQERIELEKEEKRTHMEVNWISP